From the Leptospirales bacterium genome, one window contains:
- a CDS encoding arylesterase, which produces MKAIAVILSMLFALAAQCSPEAQPVAEADERPAILFLGDSLIAGYRLEANQAPPALFEQKLLAAGMNYRVINGGRSGDTSAGGLARLNWYLRPDLKLKIIAIELGSNDAMRGQPVAEIEKNLIEIVSRIRAFDPSIQVYIFQMHTFPNMGPAYVRDYARIFPRAAKSSGATLLPFPLAGIAGKPELNQDDGIHPTPRGAEIMAENIWQALRPYLRDQNT; this is translated from the coding sequence ATGAAAGCGATAGCCGTCATCCTGTCCATGCTCTTTGCGCTGGCAGCCCAGTGTTCGCCGGAGGCGCAGCCCGTGGCAGAGGCCGATGAACGGCCGGCCATACTCTTTCTGGGCGACAGCTTGATTGCGGGCTACCGCCTGGAAGCCAATCAGGCGCCGCCGGCGCTCTTTGAACAAAAGCTGCTTGCCGCGGGGATGAATTACCGGGTCATCAATGGCGGTCGTTCCGGCGATACCAGCGCGGGCGGCCTGGCGCGCTTGAACTGGTACTTGCGCCCGGACTTAAAGCTCAAGATCATTGCTATTGAGCTTGGGTCAAACGACGCGATGCGCGGCCAGCCCGTGGCTGAAATAGAAAAAAACCTGATTGAAATTGTATCGCGCATTCGAGCTTTCGATCCATCAATTCAGGTATATATTTTTCAGATGCATACCTTTCCGAACATGGGCCCGGCTTATGTACGCGACTATGCGCGCATCTTTCCGCGCGCTGCGAAATCGAGCGGCGCTACGCTCTTGCCTTTTCCGCTGGCCGGTATTGCCGGTAAACCGGAGCTGAATCAGGACGATGGCATCCATCCAACGCCGCGCGGCGCCGAAATCATGGCGGAAAATATCTGGCAGGCGCTCCGTCCGTATCTGCGGGATCAGAACACATGA
- a CDS encoding UbiD family decarboxylase: protein MAIQSQSDLARELESVGMLRRVSEELDPRLELAAVQRRVFAAGGPALLFTNVKGTEFPVLANAFGQIDRARYIFRRTLSGVSALVGARANPQQLLQNPMQLLRAVRAAAHAFPLPAWRAPALQRRLRISDLPMIVGWPRDGGAFITLPQALSEHPRLPGWRHSNLGMYRVQLNGNRYQRDEEIGLHYQIRRGIGVHHSLALEQGQRLKVCIAVGGPPAHAFAAVMPLPESMPELAFAGALAGRNLRWRRVDGVLAPVDADFLITGEIADELKPEGPFGDHLGYYSLRHPFPVLRVRGVYARSNAVWPMTTVGRPPQEDTIFGKLIHEIAAPMAPVMIPGLRQMHAVDAAGVHPLLLAVGSERFAPYQARQPMELLTIANAVLGFNQASLAKYLWIAAGEDDPQLDAHNIPSFLQHMLQRVDWRRDLHFQTATTIDTLDYSGQGLNQGSKLVIAAAGAPRRRLQARVPDIRLPRGFSGLQAAMPGILLLAGPRFRSYRLNDGQLAPLLRCLERCADELQGFPLAALVDDVGFAAATLNNLLWTLFTRSNPSHDIHGAGQEIRHKHWGCKGTLLIDARSKPHHAPPLIEDPRTLKRIDRLFAAGGSLAGID, encoded by the coding sequence ATGGCCATCCAAAGCCAGAGCGATCTGGCGCGCGAGCTGGAGTCTGTCGGCATGCTGCGCCGCGTCTCCGAAGAACTTGATCCACGTCTGGAACTGGCGGCCGTGCAGCGGCGCGTCTTCGCCGCCGGCGGACCGGCGCTGCTCTTTACTAATGTAAAGGGAACGGAATTTCCCGTTCTGGCCAACGCCTTTGGGCAGATCGATCGCGCCCGCTACATCTTCCGCCGCACGCTGTCTGGCGTCAGCGCTCTGGTCGGGGCGCGCGCCAATCCACAGCAGCTGTTGCAAAATCCAATGCAACTGTTGCGCGCCGTACGGGCTGCAGCGCATGCCTTCCCCCTGCCGGCCTGGCGCGCGCCGGCCTTACAGCGTCGTCTGCGGATCAGCGATCTGCCGATGATCGTCGGCTGGCCGCGCGATGGCGGCGCCTTCATCACGCTGCCGCAGGCGCTCAGCGAGCACCCTCGCTTGCCTGGCTGGCGCCATTCCAATCTCGGCATGTATCGCGTGCAGTTGAACGGCAATCGTTACCAGCGCGATGAAGAAATTGGACTGCACTATCAGATTCGCCGCGGAATTGGCGTGCACCACAGCCTGGCCCTCGAACAGGGCCAGCGGCTTAAGGTTTGTATTGCAGTAGGCGGTCCGCCAGCACATGCTTTTGCAGCGGTGATGCCGCTGCCCGAGTCGATGCCAGAGCTGGCCTTTGCCGGAGCGCTGGCCGGACGCAACCTGCGATGGCGACGGGTAGACGGCGTGCTGGCGCCAGTCGACGCCGACTTCCTGATTACCGGCGAAATAGCCGACGAATTGAAGCCGGAAGGGCCCTTTGGCGATCACCTTGGCTACTATTCTCTCCGCCATCCTTTCCCGGTGTTGCGCGTGCGCGGCGTTTACGCCCGAAGCAATGCCGTCTGGCCGATGACGACGGTTGGCCGACCGCCGCAGGAAGATACCATCTTTGGAAAATTGATCCACGAGATTGCTGCGCCGATGGCGCCGGTGATGATTCCGGGACTGCGCCAGATGCATGCTGTGGATGCGGCCGGCGTGCATCCGCTGCTGCTGGCCGTTGGCAGCGAACGTTTTGCTCCCTACCAGGCGCGTCAGCCCATGGAACTGCTGACGATTGCCAATGCTGTGCTGGGATTCAATCAGGCTTCGCTGGCCAAGTACCTCTGGATTGCGGCCGGCGAAGATGATCCACAGCTTGATGCCCACAATATTCCGTCATTTCTGCAACACATGCTGCAACGCGTCGACTGGCGGCGCGATTTGCATTTTCAAACGGCGACGACCATCGATACCCTGGATTATTCTGGCCAGGGTTTGAATCAGGGATCCAAATTGGTGATTGCCGCCGCCGGCGCGCCACGGCGTCGGCTGCAGGCGCGCGTTCCTGACATTCGACTGCCGCGCGGTTTCTCCGGGCTGCAGGCGGCGATGCCCGGCATTCTACTGCTCGCTGGGCCGCGCTTTCGAAGCTATAGGCTAAATGACGGGCAACTTGCGCCTTTGTTGCGCTGTCTGGAGCGTTGTGCTGACGAATTGCAAGGTTTCCCACTGGCGGCGCTGGTCGACGACGTCGGCTTTGCAGCGGCGACGCTGAACAACCTGCTCTGGACGCTTTTTACCAGATCGAATCCCTCGCACGACATACATGGCGCCGGACAGGAGATTCGACACAAGCACTGGGGCTGCAAGGGAACGCTGCTGATTGACGCCAGATCGAAGCCGCATCATGCCCCGCCCTTGATCGAGGATCCGCGCACACTGAAGCGGATCGATCGATTATTTGCTGCCGGCGGCAGTCTGGCGGGCATCGACTGA
- a CDS encoding FAD-dependent oxidoreductase, translating to MIEQQQAWQRPIRRRDFLRLAALFGAAAAGWHRPLAAQAAPLAAVIGAGAAGLAAAQRLKRAGARVVVLEARARAGGRVWSESIDGAAFDMGAAWIHGASTGNPFYRLASAAGLRLAPTDFDSLALFRGRQELSDDELEQGEALARRMLAEAKDNAGASSLAAALQGPIAAIAANRRDVARWFIYSDVELEYAAEAHDLSPAEVDEDSQFPGEHMLFPGGAWSALQTLAQGIEIRKSCVVRRLSLRPSGVAIETNQGTLEAAVCISTLPLPVLLSGRIDFQPTLPASLRAAAAGIHSGLMNKVAMLFPRKFWPDVTRFASLDHRLPFEFWNYSAVVGRPALVALCCGQSALEIDRSSSTQAAALAMAALRSMFPGAPAPAAARSTAWRSDPFAGGSYVHVAPGGRLSDISKLAAPIEDRLFFAGEHTHEEYPSTVHGALLSGERAAAEAIEAMDLQN from the coding sequence ATGATTGAACAACAGCAAGCCTGGCAGCGCCCGATCCGCAGACGCGACTTTTTGCGATTGGCGGCGCTCTTTGGCGCCGCGGCGGCGGGCTGGCATCGTCCGCTGGCGGCACAGGCCGCCCCGCTGGCGGCAGTGATCGGCGCCGGGGCCGCGGGGCTTGCCGCGGCGCAGCGACTGAAGCGCGCTGGCGCGCGTGTTGTGGTGCTCGAGGCGCGCGCACGCGCCGGCGGACGGGTATGGAGCGAGTCCATCGATGGCGCCGCCTTCGACATGGGCGCCGCCTGGATCCACGGCGCCTCGACCGGCAATCCCTTCTATCGTCTGGCTTCCGCTGCCGGGCTGCGTCTTGCGCCCACAGATTTTGATTCCCTGGCCTTGTTTCGAGGTCGCCAGGAGTTAAGCGACGACGAGCTGGAGCAAGGCGAGGCGCTGGCAAGACGCATGCTGGCCGAGGCCAAAGACAATGCCGGCGCGTCCTCGCTGGCAGCTGCGCTGCAGGGGCCCATCGCCGCCATCGCTGCAAACCGTCGCGATGTGGCGCGGTGGTTCATCTATTCTGATGTGGAACTGGAGTACGCAGCCGAGGCCCATGACCTGTCGCCTGCAGAGGTCGACGAAGATTCCCAGTTTCCCGGAGAGCATATGCTCTTTCCCGGAGGCGCCTGGAGTGCGTTGCAAACGCTTGCTCAGGGCATCGAAATCCGTAAGTCCTGCGTGGTAAGGCGTCTGTCTCTGCGTCCCTCTGGCGTGGCCATCGAAACCAATCAGGGAACTCTTGAGGCTGCGGTTTGCATCTCGACGCTGCCATTGCCCGTGCTGCTCAGTGGGCGCATAGATTTTCAGCCGACGCTGCCGGCATCGCTGCGCGCCGCTGCGGCGGGGATCCACAGCGGTCTAATGAATAAGGTGGCTATGCTTTTTCCGCGCAAATTCTGGCCGGATGTCACGCGCTTTGCTTCGCTCGACCATCGACTGCCCTTTGAATTCTGGAACTACAGCGCAGTCGTGGGCCGACCAGCGCTGGTCGCTCTGTGTTGCGGTCAATCGGCGCTAGAGATTGATCGATCTTCGTCGACGCAGGCCGCGGCCCTGGCCATGGCCGCTCTGCGCAGCATGTTCCCAGGCGCTCCTGCGCCCGCAGCGGCGCGCTCCACCGCCTGGCGTTCCGATCCCTTTGCCGGCGGAAGCTACGTCCACGTAGCGCCTGGCGGACGCCTTAGCGACATCAGCAAACTGGCGGCTCCAATCGAGGATCGACTGTTCTTTGCCGGCGAACATACGCATGAGGAGTATCCCTCAACAGTTCACGGCGCCTTACTTTCCGGCGAGCGCGCCGCCGCCGAAGCCATCGAGGCAATGGACCTGCAGAACTAG
- a CDS encoding calcium/sodium antiporter: MSLLTIFLFLCGIALLVIGAEWLVRGASRLALAFQVSPLVIGLTVVAYGTSSPEFAVSLNSALQAQPDIAVGNVVGSNIFNNLVVLGLSAAIAPLVIARQLVRVDVPILIGVSLLTWLFALDGVIGRLEGATLFAGAVVYTILLVWISRRQSRALALEKTEAAELIDESERPRGARQILWQIGLLFSGLVLLGIGSRWLVDGAVALARYAGLSELVIGLTIVAAGTSLPEVAASVAAAIKGEREIAVGNVIGSSIFNLLFVLGASSAISARGVAVSPDVLGLDLPVMLATALLFVPVFLRGFSVERWEGGLFLSYYVVYAAYLALKGEHSANAALFGQAALYGLLPITGATLLVLLIVHLRRSRRSAP; encoded by the coding sequence ATGTCGCTCTTGACGATCTTTCTTTTTCTCTGCGGTATTGCATTACTGGTTATTGGCGCCGAGTGGCTGGTGCGCGGGGCCTCGCGCCTGGCTCTGGCCTTTCAAGTATCGCCGCTGGTGATTGGCCTGACAGTAGTTGCCTACGGCACCAGTAGCCCGGAATTTGCAGTCAGCCTTAACTCGGCGCTGCAGGCGCAGCCCGACATTGCCGTCGGCAACGTGGTCGGATCCAATATCTTCAACAACCTTGTCGTCCTTGGGCTGTCTGCTGCCATCGCTCCGCTGGTTATCGCTCGCCAGCTGGTGCGCGTCGATGTGCCAATCTTGATTGGAGTCTCGCTCTTGACCTGGCTCTTTGCGCTGGACGGCGTGATTGGACGCCTGGAGGGGGCGACGCTATTTGCAGGCGCGGTAGTTTACACGATCTTGCTGGTCTGGATCAGCCGACGGCAGAGCAGGGCGCTGGCTCTGGAAAAAACCGAGGCCGCAGAACTCATCGACGAAAGTGAAAGGCCTCGCGGCGCCAGACAGATCCTGTGGCAGATTGGCCTCTTGTTTTCCGGCCTGGTTCTCCTTGGAATCGGATCGCGATGGCTGGTGGATGGCGCTGTGGCCCTGGCGCGCTATGCCGGACTCAGCGAGCTGGTAATTGGTCTGACCATTGTTGCCGCCGGCACTTCGTTGCCGGAAGTTGCCGCCTCGGTCGCCGCAGCAATCAAAGGCGAGCGTGAAATTGCTGTCGGAAATGTGATCGGCTCCAGCATCTTTAACCTGCTGTTCGTGCTGGGCGCCAGCAGCGCCATTTCGGCGCGCGGCGTGGCCGTCTCGCCAGATGTCTTAGGCCTTGATCTGCCGGTGATGCTGGCTACGGCTCTGCTCTTTGTGCCGGTCTTTCTGCGCGGCTTCAGCGTGGAGCGCTGGGAGGGCGGCCTTTTTCTCTCTTACTATGTAGTCTACGCTGCTTACCTGGCCTTGAAGGGCGAACACAGCGCCAACGCCGCGCTCTTTGGGCAGGCGGCGCTCTATGGTTTGCTGCCGATCACCGGCGCCACGCTGTTGGTCTTGCTGATTGTACATTTGCGACGATCGCGCCGCAGCGCTCCTTAG
- a CDS encoding acyl-CoA desaturase codes for MSQATASAPSRFAIHLRKGTISLAALPFLLLQLSVLFVFTTYFSWQGLALCLAMWLVRQLAITAGYHRYFSHKTYKMGRPAQFLMALIGASAAQKGPLWWAAKHRHHHGYSDREEDHHSPRHGFWHSHWLWFLYDESRDYDQKRIIDFARYPEIRLIDRLWYLPPVLLALGLFAAGGWHAVVWGFFVSTFLLSNLTYSINSLCHVWGRQRYYSEDTSRNNFVLALLLLGEGWHNNHHKYQAAARNGFYWWEVDFSFYFIKLLSMVGLAWDLKQAPQKIIDEGRANDRARRGARRLGLKWKPPLPERSGRRTGLAEA; via the coding sequence ATGTCTCAAGCAACCGCCAGCGCCCCTTCGCGCTTTGCAATCCATCTCCGAAAAGGAACAATCAGTCTCGCCGCCTTGCCCTTCCTGCTGCTGCAGCTCTCCGTATTGTTCGTGTTTACCACCTATTTTTCCTGGCAGGGCCTGGCGCTTTGTCTGGCAATGTGGCTCGTTCGCCAGCTGGCAATCACCGCCGGCTACCATCGTTATTTCTCGCACAAGACTTACAAAATGGGACGACCCGCACAATTTTTGATGGCGCTGATTGGCGCATCAGCGGCTCAAAAGGGGCCCTTGTGGTGGGCTGCCAAACACCGCCACCATCATGGCTACAGCGACCGCGAAGAGGATCACCACTCGCCCCGGCACGGCTTCTGGCATTCACACTGGCTCTGGTTCTTATACGACGAGTCGCGCGACTATGATCAGAAAAGGATCATCGACTTTGCACGCTACCCGGAGATTCGCCTCATCGATCGCCTGTGGTATTTGCCGCCGGTTCTGCTGGCTCTGGGTCTGTTTGCCGCCGGCGGCTGGCACGCCGTGGTCTGGGGATTTTTTGTGAGCACCTTCCTGCTTTCCAATCTTACGTATTCGATTAATTCGCTCTGCCATGTCTGGGGGCGTCAACGCTACTACAGCGAGGATACCAGCCGCAACAATTTCGTTCTGGCGCTGCTGCTACTGGGCGAGGGCTGGCATAACAATCATCATAAGTACCAGGCTGCTGCACGCAACGGCTTCTACTGGTGGGAGGTCGACTTCTCCTTCTACTTTATCAAACTGCTGAGTATGGTCGGTCTGGCCTGGGATCTGAAGCAGGCGCCGCAAAAGATCATCGATGAAGGGCGAGCCAACGATCGCGCCCGCCGTGGCGCCCGTCGCCTGGGCTTGAAGTGGAAGCCGCCGCTTCCTGAACGCAGCGGCCGGCGCACGGGCCTCGCAGAAGCCTGA
- a CDS encoding FtsX-like permease family protein gives MNWQSALRLALAEMRRSGGKLAFCIFAIAVGVAALTAVRTAIESLEEAVARQSRSLMGADLSLESNAPLQSTASGASMLRDLQSRGARFADLIEFNSMLLAPARSGAGADLARLARVRAISDAFPFYGRIETRPAGAWQALQRRSERGLIADPQLEAALSLRPGQKLMLGKAEFVYLGSFLKTPGSPASGVGIAPVVYIASAHLAETGLVQTGSRIRYRKLVLAPAALDVLDWKERNWEAASQSYIEIESYREAVSGLQRFLARLSSFLSISGMITLLLGGLGIGSAMTVFIKDRLDHAAILRSMGARPGDVFRIYLLLAMMLGAIGSLLGVIPGALFAGALEWLARSELVRGMLPIELHASFSWRACVEGALAGLIATFVFTLLPVYRIRSVSPLRVLRRSDEKTALQWRDWLVYGLGGAGLTAAVALLTITQTRSLWASLYFCGAVLTAVALLFALAQAAMRLTRLFLPRIRSYLIRQGAANLYRPGNQTSAVIVATGLGALLLATVFIFEASFQKEIALSVDQNRPNLFVIDIQPDQRENFERWSAAQPSVSRFSIAPMVTARIKAINGRPIDVVHVERDSVQRSWEDRARTREYFLSYREQLIASETVVAGRFWSGRPPTQEVSLDEQWAKTMDVDLGDVLTFDIQGLPLDAKITSLRDVQWQSMQPNTMVLLSPGEIEYAPRVYMASFRAATPGDVIRLQAEAARRFPNLTIIDVTEAANQLGAILGTISAVLQFLALLTALNGVVILAGAIAAGRFARLRESMLLKTLGASFRDLNIILATEYALLATLGVFAGWILAEGLNRALLSYLFHASAAPPYATLLLLGLAIIALNTLTGLAISRDVARARPLQILREE, from the coding sequence ATGAACTGGCAGAGCGCCTTGCGCCTGGCTCTTGCCGAAATGCGCCGCTCCGGCGGCAAGCTGGCCTTCTGTATTTTTGCCATTGCCGTTGGCGTTGCGGCGCTGACCGCGGTGCGAACGGCGATTGAAAGTCTGGAGGAAGCTGTCGCCCGTCAGTCGCGCAGCTTGATGGGCGCCGATCTGAGCCTGGAATCCAATGCTCCGTTGCAGTCCACAGCCAGCGGCGCATCTATGTTGCGCGATTTACAATCGCGCGGCGCACGCTTTGCAGATTTGATCGAATTCAATTCAATGCTCCTGGCCCCCGCGCGGTCCGGAGCAGGCGCGGACCTGGCGCGACTGGCGCGGGTGCGCGCCATTTCCGATGCCTTCCCTTTCTATGGAAGGATTGAAACCAGGCCGGCCGGCGCCTGGCAGGCCCTGCAGCGCCGCAGCGAGCGCGGCTTGATTGCCGATCCGCAGCTGGAAGCAGCGCTGTCGCTGCGCCCCGGCCAGAAATTGATGCTCGGCAAGGCCGAGTTTGTCTACCTGGGCAGTTTTCTCAAAACGCCAGGCAGCCCGGCCTCCGGCGTGGGCATTGCGCCAGTGGTCTACATTGCTAGCGCTCATCTGGCCGAGACCGGTCTGGTTCAAACCGGCAGCCGCATCCGCTATCGCAAACTGGTTCTGGCCCCGGCGGCTCTGGACGTGCTTGATTGGAAGGAACGAAACTGGGAAGCGGCCTCGCAATCCTATATCGAAATTGAAAGCTATCGCGAGGCTGTATCCGGATTGCAGCGTTTTCTGGCGCGGCTTTCCAGCTTTCTGTCGATTAGCGGGATGATCACACTGCTGCTGGGCGGTCTGGGTATTGGCTCGGCTATGACTGTCTTTATCAAGGATCGCCTGGATCACGCCGCCATTCTGCGCAGCATGGGCGCCCGACCCGGCGATGTTTTTCGTATCTATCTGTTGCTGGCGATGATGCTGGGCGCGATTGGCAGCCTGCTTGGCGTAATTCCCGGCGCGCTCTTTGCCGGCGCTCTGGAATGGCTTGCGCGGAGCGAATTGGTGCGCGGCATGTTGCCGATTGAACTGCACGCTTCTTTCAGCTGGCGCGCCTGCGTCGAGGGCGCCCTGGCCGGATTGATTGCTACCTTTGTCTTCACTCTATTGCCGGTCTATCGCATTCGTTCCGTTTCACCGCTGCGCGTATTGCGTCGCTCCGATGAAAAAACTGCGCTGCAATGGCGCGACTGGCTGGTCTATGGCCTGGGCGGCGCCGGATTGACGGCGGCGGTGGCGCTGCTGACCATCACACAAACGCGCTCGCTGTGGGCTTCGCTCTACTTCTGTGGCGCTGTTCTGACTGCGGTGGCGCTGCTCTTTGCGCTGGCGCAGGCGGCGATGCGCCTCACGCGGCTCTTTTTGCCGCGCATTCGCTCCTACCTGATCCGGCAGGGGGCGGCCAACCTCTATCGACCTGGCAACCAGACCAGCGCGGTGATTGTCGCCACCGGCCTGGGCGCGCTATTGCTGGCGACAGTATTTATTTTTGAGGCTAGCTTTCAAAAAGAGATAGCGCTCAGCGTCGACCAGAACCGACCCAATCTTTTTGTCATCGATATCCAGCCCGACCAGCGAGAAAACTTCGAGCGCTGGAGTGCGGCACAGCCCTCGGTCAGTCGTTTCTCCATTGCGCCAATGGTCACGGCGCGCATCAAAGCGATCAACGGTCGCCCGATCGATGTGGTCCATGTGGAGCGCGACAGCGTGCAACGCTCGTGGGAAGATCGAGCGCGCACGCGCGAGTATTTCTTGTCCTACCGCGAACAGTTGATTGCTTCCGAAACGGTGGTTGCGGGGCGCTTCTGGTCGGGCCGTCCGCCGACGCAGGAGGTCTCCCTTGACGAACAATGGGCTAAAACCATGGACGTCGATCTGGGCGATGTACTGACTTTTGATATTCAGGGTCTCCCCCTCGATGCGAAGATCACCTCGCTGCGCGACGTGCAGTGGCAGTCGATGCAACCCAATACGATGGTGCTGCTGAGTCCCGGCGAAATCGAGTACGCGCCGCGCGTTTATATGGCCAGCTTTCGCGCCGCCACGCCTGGCGACGTGATTCGATTGCAGGCCGAGGCGGCGCGGCGCTTTCCAAATCTGACGATCATCGATGTAACCGAAGCGGCCAATCAACTGGGCGCCATCCTGGGCACGATTTCGGCCGTGCTCCAGTTTCTGGCCTTGCTGACCGCATTGAACGGAGTAGTCATACTGGCCGGCGCGATTGCAGCGGGACGCTTTGCCCGATTGCGCGAGTCGATGCTGCTCAAGACGCTGGGGGCCAGCTTCCGCGATCTCAACATCATCCTGGCGACGGAGTATGCGCTGCTGGCGACGCTGGGAGTCTTCGCCGGTTGGATTCTGGCGGAGGGCCTCAACCGCGCGCTGTTGAGCTATCTGTTTCACGCCTCGGCAGCGCCGCCCTATGCAACGCTGCTGCTGTTGGGCCTGGCGATCATTGCCCTGAACACGCTGACCGGCCTGGCGATCAGTCGCGACGTAGCGCGCGCCCGGCCGCTGCAAATTCTGCGCGAGGAGTAG
- a CDS encoding calcium/sodium antiporter gives MDWITLLLFIVGIVLLVAGAELLVRGASRLALALRVSPLVIGLTIVAYGTSSPELAVSTVAALHNQADIALGNVVGSNIFNVLVILGISAAITPLIIHQQIIRLDVPVMIGVSALTFVFALDGRIQRWEGLVLVIGAVAYTILVVWLSRRETKSVQEEYSGEFGESEAPGGAKSILWQLLLIAIGLGMLGLGSRWLVDGAISLARYLGVSELVIGLTIVATGTSLPEVAASVAAALKGERDIAVGNVVGSNIFNLLLVLGAAAGISNQGIVISQTALHFDLPVMIAVAAVCLPVFMRGFNMQRWEGLLFLAYYIAYVSFLALKGQNNPRLELFSNAMLYAVLPLSGLTVLISFVVWRARQRRAS, from the coding sequence ATGGATTGGATTACGCTGCTGCTTTTCATTGTTGGTATCGTATTGCTGGTCGCCGGCGCCGAATTGCTGGTTCGCGGCGCTTCCCGACTGGCCCTTGCGCTGCGCGTATCGCCGCTGGTGATCGGTCTGACCATCGTCGCTTACGGAACCAGCAGCCCGGAGCTGGCCGTCAGCACCGTTGCCGCGCTGCATAATCAAGCCGACATAGCCCTGGGCAATGTGGTGGGCTCCAACATTTTCAATGTACTGGTCATCCTTGGAATTTCAGCGGCAATCACGCCGTTGATCATTCATCAGCAGATCATTCGCCTTGATGTGCCGGTGATGATTGGCGTATCTGCGTTGACCTTTGTATTTGCCCTGGATGGGCGCATCCAGCGCTGGGAGGGCCTTGTGCTGGTCATCGGCGCAGTCGCTTATACGATCCTGGTGGTCTGGCTCAGTCGACGCGAAACAAAAAGCGTGCAGGAAGAATACTCCGGAGAATTTGGCGAAAGCGAAGCGCCTGGCGGCGCAAAGTCGATTCTCTGGCAGCTGCTGCTCATTGCCATCGGGCTGGGCATGCTGGGTTTGGGTTCGCGCTGGCTGGTAGACGGCGCCATCTCTCTGGCGCGCTACCTTGGCGTCAGCGAGCTGGTCATCGGTTTGACAATTGTTGCGACGGGCACCTCCTTGCCAGAGGTCGCTGCTTCGGTTGCGGCGGCCTTGAAAGGCGAGCGTGACATCGCTGTTGGCAATGTGGTCGGCTCGAATATCTTCAATCTCTTGCTGGTGCTGGGCGCCGCCGCCGGCATCTCCAATCAAGGCATAGTTATATCGCAGACTGCTTTGCATTTTGATTTGCCGGTGATGATTGCGGTGGCGGCGGTCTGCCTGCCCGTTTTCATGCGCGGCTTCAACATGCAGCGCTGGGAAGGATTGCTCTTTCTGGCTTACTACATTGCCTACGTGAGCTTTCTGGCGCTCAAGGGACAGAACAATCCGCGTCTGGAGTTGTTCAGTAACGCAATGCTCTATGCAGTGCTGCCCTTGAGCGGCCTGACTGTATTGATCTCGTTTGTTGTCTGGAGAGCGCGGCAGCGGCGCGCTTCTTGA
- a CDS encoding ABC transporter ATP-binding protein, whose protein sequence is MLYVENLGRDYRRGDSVLTVLDGVALNIKEREFVAITGPSGSGKSTLLGLLAGLDRPSRGQIVVDGIDITALSEDRLSDLRARKMGFVFQSFHLIQTLTALENVRVPAELLRDAAAAARAAEWLQRVGLGDRAAHYPAQLSGGEMQRVAIARASITHPRILFADEPTGNLDSQNGQIVMDILLETNRRSTLVLVTHNPQLAALAAREIQLRDGRIHRIIEHGRRGKGAAVHSKAAARSKGIPKRSSAGRARAVKSGKSRP, encoded by the coding sequence ATGTTGTATGTAGAAAATCTTGGCCGCGATTATCGGCGCGGCGACAGCGTCCTGACAGTACTCGATGGCGTCGCCCTGAACATCAAGGAACGGGAGTTTGTGGCAATCACCGGCCCCTCCGGCAGCGGCAAGTCCACCTTGCTCGGCTTGCTGGCCGGCCTGGATCGACCCAGCCGCGGTCAGATTGTTGTGGATGGCATCGACATCACCGCACTCAGCGAGGACCGGCTCTCGGATTTGCGCGCCAGAAAGATGGGCTTTGTCTTCCAGTCCTTTCACTTGATCCAGACGCTGACCGCTCTGGAAAATGTGCGCGTGCCGGCAGAGTTGCTGCGCGATGCCGCGGCCGCAGCGCGGGCCGCTGAATGGCTGCAGCGCGTGGGGCTGGGCGACCGCGCCGCGCACTACCCGGCGCAATTGAGCGGCGGCGAGATGCAACGGGTGGCCATTGCCCGCGCCTCGATTACACATCCGCGAATCCTGTTTGCCGATGAACCAACCGGCAATCTGGACTCGCAAAATGGACAGATCGTAATGGATATCCTGCTGGAAACCAACCGGCGCTCCACGCTGGTGCTGGTGACGCACAATCCACAATTGGCCGCCCTGGCCGCTCGCGAGATCCAGTTGCGCGATGGCCGCATCCACCGCATCATTGAACATGGCCGTCGCGGCAAGGGCGCCGCCGTCCACAGCAAGGCAGCCGCACGAAGCAAAGGCATCCCAAAGCGATCGAGCGCCGGCCGTGCGCGCGCCGTGAAGAGTGGAAAATCTCGCCCATGA